In Sulfuritortus calidifontis, the sequence CGTCCGTGCCCAGGGGCGCGCCGCCTTCGAGCAACTCCTGGACAAGGCCGTGCCGCTGTCGCAGTTCCTGCTCGACGAGATGGGCGCCAAGACCGATCTCAACAGCCCCGAAGGCCGGGTGCGCTTGGTCAAGCTGACCGAGCCCTATCTCGACCAGATGCGCAAGGCCCCCCTGCTCGCACGCAGCCTGCGCCGACAGCTGGCCGCCCAGAGCGGCATGGCCAGCCGGGAGGCCGGCCGCGACAGCGCCCGCTTCACGCCGGGTTCGCGGGCAGCGTCTATACCGAAGCGTGGCGGCTTGCTCAGCCCTTACCGCGTGGTGCTCCAGGCCCTGATCCACAAGCCGGAGCGCGTGGCCCAATTGCCGGCCCAATTGCCGGCGGACGCCAGCCCCGAGGCGGCCGCCCTGGCCCGTGCCGTGGCACTGCTGCGCGAGCGGCCTGATTCCGGCAATGCCCGGCAGCTGGTCGAAAGCTTCCGCGACAGCCCGGAGCAGGCCGTGATGGAAGCGGCCGAGGCGGCGGTGCTGATTTGGGAAGAGGTCGGCCATGATGTCGAGGCCGATTTCCTGGGTGCCCTGGCCACCCTGCAGGAACAGGCCGGCCGTCAGCAGGCGAAGACGCTGAGTCATAAGCGGCCGAGCGAGATGACGCCGGAAGAGAAGGCGCGCTTCCTGGAATCGCTGAAAGCCAAGAAGCTTTCGGCCCTGGCCCCGACCGACGCGGCTCCCGGGCAGGGTGACTTAACTAGTTGATTGTTATAGAATGCACAACTTTTTAGTTTCACTTGCGATCAGGGGGTATTGAGACCATGGCGACGGCAAAGAAGCAGGCGGCACGACCGGTCCAGAAATCCGCGAAGAAGCCGGCGACGCAGGCCAAGAAGACGGCGGCCAAAGCGGCTCCGGTCAAGAAGGCGGTCGCCAAGAAGACCTCCGCGCAAGTGAAGGCGGCGCAAAAGAAAACGGCGGTGAAAAAGCCCGTTGCCAAGGCCGCTGCGGCCAAAAAGCCGGTGAAGAAGGCTGTCCTCGCCAAGAAGCCCGCTGTCGCCAAGAAGCCGGTCAAGAAGGTGGCGGCCCCCGCCAAGAAAACCGCCACCGTGAAAAAGCCGGCGGTGAAAAAGCCTGCCGCGAAGAAAGTGGTGGCGAAGAAGGCCGTGCCGGCCAAGAAGCCGGTCAAGGCCCAGGCCAAGCCGGCGAAGAAGGTTCCAGTTCAAAAGAAGACGGCCCCGGCCAAGGGGAAGTCTGTCGTTGCCGTGAAAAAAGCGGCAGCCCCGGCGAAGAAGCCCGTCGTGCAGGCGAAGAAGCCCGCCGCCGCACTCAAGAAGAAGCCAGCCCAGCCCGCCAAGGCGGCCGTGCCGGCGCATAAAACCGCCGTGCCCGCCCCGAAGGCGGCCGTGCCAGAAAAGAGAACCATGTCGAAAGAAACCAAGAAACCGCAAGCAACTGCAGTACAGGAGAACAAAGCAGCACCCGCGCCTTCCACCGAAGAGCAGCTGGCCGCCCTGACCAAGGGCAAGAAGCTGTCCAAGGCCGCCATGAAGAAGGCCGAGCAGGTCGCCATGGCCGCCATGGCCAATTCCAGCATGGACACCGAGACCCGCCGCACCCGGCTCAAGGCCCTGATCCTGCTGGGCAAGGAGCGCGGCTATCTGACCTACGCCGAGATCAACGACCACCTGCCGGACGACATGCTCGACGCCGAGCAGATCGAGAGCGTGATCAGCATGATCAACGACATGGGCATCCAGGTCTATGACGAGGCGCCCGACGCCGAGACCCTGCTGATGTCCGAGGCCCCGGCGCCGGTTGCCGACGAGGATGCCGCCGAGGAGGCCGAGGCCGCCCTGTCGACCGTGGACGCCGAGTTCGGTCGCACCACCGACCCGGTGCGCATGTACATGCGCGAAATGGGGTCGGTCGAGCTGCTCACGCGCGAAGGCGAGATCGAAATCGCCAAGCGCATCGAGGAAGGCCTCAAGCACATGGTGCAGGCCATCTCCGCCTGCCCGCTGACCATCGCCCACATCCTGGAGATGGCCGAGAAGGTCGAGAAGGACGAGATGCGCATCGACGAGCTGGTCGACGGCCTGATGGACAGCGCCGGCGCCGATATCGTCATGGAAATGGCCGAGGAGGAAGTGAGCGAGGCGGCCGAGAGTGACGAGGACGAAGAGGACGAGGGCGGCAGCGGCGGCATGAGCGCGGCCAACCTGGCCCAGCTCAAGGCCGATGCCCTGGAGCGCTTTGCCGCCGTGCGCAAGTGCTACAACAAGATGCGCAACGCCATGACCAAATATGGTTACAGCAGCCCGCAATACAAGAAGCTGCAGGACGAGCTGTCCGGCCACCTGATGGGCATCCGTTTCACCGCGCGCCAGGTCGAGAATCTGAGCGACGGCCTGCGCAATCTGGTGGAAGAGATCCGCGGCCACGAGCGCGCGATCATGGAACTGGCCGTGACCAAGTGCGGCATGCCGCGTGCCCACTTCATCAAGACCTTCCCGGGCAACGAGGGCAACCCCAACTGGGTGGCCAAGGAGATCAAGGCCGGCCACGGCTACAGTACCGCCCTGGAGCGCGTGCAGTACGACGTCAACGAGCACCAGGAAAAACTCAAGGCGTTGCAGGAGAAGGCCGGCCTGCCGGTGAAGGAGCTGAAGGACATCAACAAGCAGATGTCCACCGGCGAGGCCAAGGCGCGCCGCGCCAAACGCGAGATGATCGAGGCCAACCTGCGTCTGGTGATCTCCATCGCCAAGAAATACACCAACCGCGGCCTGCAATTCCTCGACCTGATCCAGGAAGGCAACATCGGCCTGATGAAGGCGGTGGACAAATTCGAATACCGGCGCGGCTACAAGTTCTCGACCTACGCCACGTGGTGGATCCGCCAGGCGATCACCCGCTCCATCGCGGACCAGGCGCGCACCATCCGCATCCCGGTGCACATGATCGAGACCATCAACAAGATGAACCGGATCTCCCGCCAGATTCTGCAGGAGACCGGCCAGGAGCCGGATCCGGCCACACTGGCGCTGAAGATGGAGATGCCCGAGGAGAAGATCCGCAAGATCATGAAGATCTCCAAGGAGCCGATCTCGATGGAAACCCCGATCGGCGACGACGAGGACAGCCACCTGGGCGACTTCATCGAGGACTCGGCGACCATGGCGCCGGTCGACGCCGCGCTGTATTCCAGCCTGCAGAACGTCACCGAGGAGATCCTCGACAGTCTCACCCCGCGCGAGGCCAAGGTACTGCGCATGCGTTTCGGCATCGAAATGAACACCGACCACACCCTTGAGGAAGTCGGCAAGCAGTTCGACGTCACCCGCGAGCGCATCCGTCAGATCGAGGCCAAGGCGCTGCGCAAGCTGCGCCACCCCTCCCGCTCGGAGCGCCTGCGCAGCTTCCTCGAATAAGCCGCGCGGGCTTGCCTGCCGGGCCTGTAGCTCAGTCGGTTAGAGCAGAGGACTCATAATCCTTTGGTCCTGGGTTCGAGCCCCAGCGGGCCCACCAAAGACAAAAGGCCGCCTTCTGGCGGCCTTTTGCTTCGTGTTGCAGCCGCGCATAGATCGCGGCGGCCGCGGCGGCCGTCAGGGCCGGGTTTGCCTGAACAATAGTCGTGGGCTGTGCTTTAATCGGGTGGACACAGCCAAGGGGACTGCGGATGGAGCCAACGGAAACAACCGAACGACCCGACATTACGACCTTTCTCGCGTCGGCGATTCACGACATGAAGAACTCGCTCAACATCCTGGTGGGCTTCATGGAGGAGAACCTGAACAAGCCGGAGGTGCGCGAGCACCCCCTGGGCAAGCAGATGGCACCGATGCTCTACGAGGTGAAGCGCCTCAACGGCAACCTCATCCAGCTGCTTACCCTGTACAAGGTCGACCAGAAGTTCTATCCCTTCGACTTGGCGGAAAATTCGCTTGAGGAATTCCTGGTCGAGATCGGACAGCAGAGCGCAACCCTGCTGTCCACCCACAACGCCGAACTGGCAATCGATGTCGATTCCGCTCTCTACTGGTATTTCGACCGCGACCTGGTCACCGGCGTGGTCTCGCATGCCCTCAACAATGCCTCGCGCTACAGCCGCGGCAAACTCCATCTCTCGGCGGCCGAGGCCGACGGCGGCCTGGAGATCCGGGTCGAGGACAATGGCAGCGGCTATCCGCAGGCCATGATCGAGGCGGGTCATGCCGCCAACCGCGGCGTCAGCTTCGGCGACGGCAGCACCGGCCTCGGACTTTATTTCTCCGCCCTCGTCGCCCAGATGCACAAGAACCGCGGCCAGGCCGGGCGAATCCGGCTGGAAAACGGCGGCCGGCTGGGCGGCGGTTGTTTCGTGCTTTGGCTTCCCTGAATACCGGCGAGAGGGATAGATCGTGTTTACCAGCGATACGCATGCGGCATTCGCCAACAAACGGTTCCTGATCATCGACGACTTCCAGGGCATGCGCTCCATGTTCCGGGAGATGCTCAAGTCCTGCGGCGCCAAGGACATCGACGCCGCCTCGAACGGCGCCGAGGCCATCTCCATCCTGGAAAAGAACAAGTACGACGTCGTCCTCTGCGACTACAACCTCGGCCTCGGTCGTAACGGCCAGCAGGTGATGGAGGAGGCCAAGTTCCGCAATCTGATCGGCCTGGCAACGGCCTGGGTGGTGGTCTCGGCCGAGAAAACCGCGGAAATGGTGATCGGCGCGGCGGAGTATGTGCCGGACGACTATATCGTCAAGCCGGTCAACGAGGCCACCGTTCGCGCCCGCCTGGCCAAGGTGATGGACCGTAAGGCGGCGCTGCTGGATATCGAGAAGGCGGTGAAGGCCAAGGACTACAAGCAGGCGATCGCCTTGTGCGACCAGAAGCTGGCCGAGCGTTCCGGCTATACCTCGGATTTGTTGCGGATGAAGACCAACCTCCTGCTGCAGTCGGGGCAGCGCGACAAGGCGAAGGCGGTATTCGAGCAGATTCTGGCCCAGCGCGACATCCCCTGGGCCAAGACCGGCCTGGCCAAGATCCATCTGCTGAACAAGGAATACGACGAAGCGCGCCGTCTGCTGAACGAGGTGGTCGAGGAAAGCCGCACCTATCTGGAAGGCTACGATCTGCTGGCCAAGATGCTGGAGGAGATCGGCGAACTCGACGAGGCCCAATATGTGCTGATCCGCAGCGCCGAGTTGTCGCCCAACTCGATCAGCCGGCAGAAGTCGTTGGGCGAGATCGCCCAGAAGCGCGGTGATCTCGAGGTGGCGGAGAAGGCCTTCCGCAAGACCATCTCGCTCGGCGAGAACTCCATCCTGAAGACGCCTGCGGCCTATCTTGGCCTGGCCAAGGTCTGCTCGGAAAAGGGCAATACCTCCGAGGCGGTACGTCTGCTCGGCGAAGTGCACAAAACCTTCGACGACCCAGAGGCGACTCTGCATGCCAAGATCATCGAAGGCGCGGTCTACAGCAAGAGCGGTGACCTCAACAACGCCCGCAAACTGGCGGCGGAGGTGGCCACGATCATGAAGGAATCGGCGGCCCGTCTGCCGGCCCAGGTGACCCTCGAGGCGGCCGACCTGATCATGGGCACCGGTGACAAAGACACGGCCTCGGAACTGCTCAAGGTCGTGGTCAAGAACAACCACGAGAACGAGACGCTGATCGATCAGGTGAAAGGGGTCTTCGCCAAGGGCAACATGGAGGAACAGGGCGGCGCCATGGTCGAGGACATGCGCCGGGAGGTGGTGCAGACCAACAACAAGGCCGTGGCCCTGGCCAAGGAGGGTAAGCTGGAAGAGGCCGTTTCGCTCATGCGCAATGCCAAGGGCATGATGCCGAATAACAAGCGGGTGCTGCTCAACCTGACCTACGCCATGATCCTGCTGTTGAAGAAGAACGGCCGAGAGGCCGCCCTGGAGCGCGAGGCCCGCGACTGTCTCGACCGCATCCAGAAGCTGGATCCCGGCGAGAAGCTTTGTGCCGATTACCGGGCGATGATCGAGGAGATCGCTGCTGCCGGTTGAGATGCAGCCAACTGGCAGCAAAAAGGCCGCCTTCGGGCGGCCTTTTTATTGGGTGCGGAGGTGGGACGTCTCAGCGGCCCATGCGGTGGCCGATTTCACGGCGATGCTGGTGCTGTTCGTGGCGCATCTCCATCTGGCGGTGCATCTTCTGCTGCATCGCGGCCTTTTCTTCGGGCGACATCTGCGATCGCGTCTCTTTTTTGGCCAAGGCGGCCTCCCTGTGTTCGGCCCTCATGGCCTGTTTTTGCTCGAGGCTGATCTGCTGCCAGGCTTGCGTGGCCGGGCTCGGCGGCAGCGGGGCGGCGTCATCAGCAAAGGCGGCGTTGGTGAGGGCGGCTGCGGCAAGCAGCACTGCGGCAAGGGTGATTTTCATGGTGAACTCCTGTGTGGTTTCAAGGGGCATTGCATCGCCAGCGGGCGATGACGTCATCCTCACTGCCCGGCGTTTCGCTGCCATGTCGTGGTGGTATGCAAACGCATCAAGTTGTTACAGGGCGTTGCAGAAGGAGCTGTCTAGCGTCTGGCGATTGGCTTTCTGGCTGCGGTTTCGACGCAACCTCATTCATCATTTGTTGATTTTAATCAATCACTTCTGGCGACATTGCCAATAGATTGCCGGCTTGGATGGCAAGTGTCGTTGTCAATTCGATCGCTGACTCAGGGGGACGGTTATGGCCGCAGAACAGAAAAATTTTTTGGATGAAGCGGTGACGGCTCATGGCAGGTGGAAAGTGCGTTTGCGCAATTTTGCTGCTGGCATGGAGGCGATTAACCCGGACGATGCTTCGAAGGATTGTCTTTGCGCCCTTGGCAAGTGGATTTATGGCGAAGGGGCGAAGCTTGCCAATAAGGAGGGCTTTAGCCAGCTCAAGTCGGAACATGCCAATTTTCACCGTTGTGCCGGCGCCATCGCGCAAAAAATCAGCGATGGCGAGGTCAAGCAGGCCAATATCTTGCTCGACGATGAAAACTCGGATTTTAACCTGGCCTCGAAGCGCACCATCGCCGCCATCAAGCAGTTCAAGGAAACGCTCAGCCAATCGACCAAGGGGCTGGCGAACAAGAGCCTGCGCACCAAACTCATGTATCTGCTGGCTACCCCTATTCTGGCTCTGGCGGTCTATTCGGCCATGGTGGTCAAGGAGCATGCCGAGGAGTGGCAGTTATATTCCACCTTGGGGCGCAGCATGGATGTCTCGGTCAGCATTGGCGCGCTAGTGCACAAGCTGCAGGTCGAGCGCGGCTTGAGCAGCGGTTTCGTCCAGTCGCACGGAGAGCGTTTCGGCAACGAGGTGAAGGCGGCGCGCAGCGAAAGCGATGAGGCGGTAGGCGGTTTGCGTCAGGCCTCCGACCAGGTGAAGGACCGGATGCCCGAAACGGTGGCGGCATCCTTGGCCGGCGCCTTGCAGGCGCTGGAGCAACTGCCGGGCCATCGGGACAAGATCGGCCAGCTTGCCCTCACCCCTGCTGCCGCGACCAGCGTCTATACCAGCCTGATCGGCCAGTTGCTGAATACGGTCCCAGGCATTGCGGAACACAGCAGCGACGCCAAGATCGCCCTGGCGGTCGCCGCCTATAACGCGCTGATGCTGGGCAAGGAGAATGCCGGGCAGGAGCGGGCGCTGATGACGGCGGTGGTGACGGCGGGCAAGTTCGAGCCGGAGCAGGCGCGCAAGTGGCGGGAACTGCTGGCCAAGCAGCAGGCCTATTTCCGGCAGTTCGAGGCCTATGCCACGCCGGAGGTCAAGGCCTATTACCAGGATAAATCCAAGGCCGCGGCCTTCGCCACCGTCGACGCAATGCGCAAAGCGATCGACGGCGAAGGGGGCGCGATGCCCGATGCGGAGGCCTGGTTCAAGTCGGCCACCGAGCGGATCAACCTGCTGAACGAGGTGGAAAATTTCGCTGCGGCAAAGATCAAGGCGCGCAGCGATGAACTCATCGCCCACGCCAAGATCACGCTGTTCGTCCAGGGCGGCGTCGGACTCGTCGTGCTGGCCCTGACCATCTTCTTCGGCTTCTGGGTGATGAACCATATCCAGCGGGCGCTCAGGGGCCTGACCAACAGCATCCAGGGCGTTGAACAGAGCGGCGACTTCAGCCTGCGGGCCCATGTCGCCGGCAGCGACGAGATCGCCATGGCGGCCAAGGCGTTCAACAACCTGATGGATTCCTTCCAGGCCGTCGAGACCGAGATCAGCTATGCCTCGCGCATGGTGGTCGGCAGTTCCGACGAGATGACCGCCGCCCTGAACAGTTTGCTGGCCAGCTCCCGCGAGCAGTCCGAGGCGGCGGCTTCGATGGCTGCGGCGGTGGAAGAGATGGCGGTGAGCATCGGCATGGTGGCGGACAATGCCTCGGAGACGGAGAAGCTATCGGAAAAGGCCACGGAGGAATCCCAGGCCGGTGAGCAGGTGGTGCAACGGGCGGCCGAGGAGATGGCGCAGATCGCTTCGAGCGTGGACAGCTCAGCGCAACATATCCAGTCGCTGGCCGAACACTCCGGCCAGATCAGCGGCATCGTCGGCGTGATTCAGGACATTGCCGAGCAAACCAATCTCTTGGCGCTGAATGCCGCCATCGAGGCGGCCCGGGCCGGCGAGCAGGGGCGCGGCTTTGCCGTGGTGGCCGATGAGGTGCGCAAGCTGGCGGAGCGGACGACCAAGGCGACCTCGGAAATCGCCAGCCTGATCGAGCGCATGCAGAAGGAAACCGATGTCGCCGTCTCCAGCATGACGTTGTCCAAGGAGCAGGCCGGCAAGGGGCGGACCATGGCCCGGGAGGTCGGTGAGGCCCTGGCCCTGATCAGCGACAATATCCGCCAGATGGGGGCGCGTATTGCCGAGATCGCCCATGCCGCACGGGAGCAGAACAGCGCGACCCAGCAGATCGCCGGCAGCGTGGAGCATATCGCTCAGATGGCGGAA encodes:
- the rpoD gene encoding RNA polymerase sigma factor RpoD, coding for MSKETKKPQATAVQENKAAPAPSTEEQLAALTKGKKLSKAAMKKAEQVAMAAMANSSMDTETRRTRLKALILLGKERGYLTYAEINDHLPDDMLDAEQIESVISMINDMGIQVYDEAPDAETLLMSEAPAPVADEDAAEEAEAALSTVDAEFGRTTDPVRMYMREMGSVELLTREGEIEIAKRIEEGLKHMVQAISACPLTIAHILEMAEKVEKDEMRIDELVDGLMDSAGADIVMEMAEEEVSEAAESDEDEEDEGGSGGMSAANLAQLKADALERFAAVRKCYNKMRNAMTKYGYSSPQYKKLQDELSGHLMGIRFTARQVENLSDGLRNLVEEIRGHERAIMELAVTKCGMPRAHFIKTFPGNEGNPNWVAKEIKAGHGYSTALERVQYDVNEHQEKLKALQEKAGLPVKELKDINKQMSTGEAKARRAKREMIEANLRLVISIAKKYTNRGLQFLDLIQEGNIGLMKAVDKFEYRRGYKFSTYATWWIRQAITRSIADQARTIRIPVHMIETINKMNRISRQILQETGQEPDPATLALKMEMPEEKIRKIMKISKEPISMETPIGDDEDSHLGDFIEDSATMAPVDAALYSSLQNVTEEILDSLTPREAKVLRMRFGIEMNTDHTLEEVGKQFDVTRERIRQIEAKALRKLRHPSRSERLRSFLE
- a CDS encoding sensor histidine kinase yields the protein MKNSLNILVGFMEENLNKPEVREHPLGKQMAPMLYEVKRLNGNLIQLLTLYKVDQKFYPFDLAENSLEEFLVEIGQQSATLLSTHNAELAIDVDSALYWYFDRDLVTGVVSHALNNASRYSRGKLHLSAAEADGGLEIRVEDNGSGYPQAMIEAGHAANRGVSFGDGSTGLGLYFSALVAQMHKNRGQAGRIRLENGGRLGGGCFVLWLP
- a CDS encoding tetratricopeptide repeat-containing response regulator, with translation MFTSDTHAAFANKRFLIIDDFQGMRSMFREMLKSCGAKDIDAASNGAEAISILEKNKYDVVLCDYNLGLGRNGQQVMEEAKFRNLIGLATAWVVVSAEKTAEMVIGAAEYVPDDYIVKPVNEATVRARLAKVMDRKAALLDIEKAVKAKDYKQAIALCDQKLAERSGYTSDLLRMKTNLLLQSGQRDKAKAVFEQILAQRDIPWAKTGLAKIHLLNKEYDEARRLLNEVVEESRTYLEGYDLLAKMLEEIGELDEAQYVLIRSAELSPNSISRQKSLGEIAQKRGDLEVAEKAFRKTISLGENSILKTPAAYLGLAKVCSEKGNTSEAVRLLGEVHKTFDDPEATLHAKIIEGAVYSKSGDLNNARKLAAEVATIMKESAARLPAQVTLEAADLIMGTGDKDTASELLKVVVKNNHENETLIDQVKGVFAKGNMEEQGGAMVEDMRREVVQTNNKAVALAKEGKLEEAVSLMRNAKGMMPNNKRVLLNLTYAMILLLKKNGREAALEREARDCLDRIQKLDPGEKLCADYRAMIEEIAAAG
- a CDS encoding methyl-accepting chemotaxis protein yields the protein MLDDENSDFNLASKRTIAAIKQFKETLSQSTKGLANKSLRTKLMYLLATPILALAVYSAMVVKEHAEEWQLYSTLGRSMDVSVSIGALVHKLQVERGLSSGFVQSHGERFGNEVKAARSESDEAVGGLRQASDQVKDRMPETVAASLAGALQALEQLPGHRDKIGQLALTPAAATSVYTSLIGQLLNTVPGIAEHSSDAKIALAVAAYNALMLGKENAGQERALMTAVVTAGKFEPEQARKWRELLAKQQAYFRQFEAYATPEVKAYYQDKSKAAAFATVDAMRKAIDGEGGAMPDAEAWFKSATERINLLNEVENFAAAKIKARSDELIAHAKITLFVQGGVGLVVLALTIFFGFWVMNHIQRALRGLTNSIQGVEQSGDFSLRAHVAGSDEIAMAAKAFNNLMDSFQAVETEISYASRMVVGSSDEMTAALNSLLASSREQSEAAASMAAAVEEMAVSIGMVADNASETEKLSEKATEESQAGEQVVQRAAEEMAQIASSVDSSAQHIQSLAEHSGQISGIVGVIQDIAEQTNLLALNAAIEAARAGEQGRGFAVVADEVRKLAERTTKATSEIASLIERMQKETDVAVSSMTLSKEQAGKGRTMAREVGEALALISDNIRQMGARIAEIAHAAREQNSATQQIAGSVEHIAQMAERNHGVVSGITETSVELKRLSDGMQRAVAHFKA